In a single window of the Drosophila albomicans strain 15112-1751.03 chromosome 3, ASM965048v2, whole genome shotgun sequence genome:
- the LOC117567386 gene encoding C-type lectin 37Db-like yields the protein MDSKVLSSFLFFSVIVRVVINAEPFQQMRVVLENGMSNDFHGDIAPFKKILEKYYYIERNIKVDWYTALHKCRELGGNLVNFQSDKEYDAVLRELNVREFYWIDLNDLGEQLKFHSMTTGLPISFNRWGSVEPNNMGTNERCVQLRKNQSETLIMNDIQCDRLCSFICQTKLPLQTNFVVWLN from the exons ATGGATTCCAAAGTATTATCGtcattccttttttttagTGTGATCGTGCGGGTTGTGATTAATgctg AGCCATTTCAACAAATGCGAGTGGTTTTGGAAAATGGAATGTCAAATGATTTTCATGGGGATATAGCACCTTTTAAAAAAATCCTTGAGAAATACTATTATATCGAGCGGAACATCAAAGTTGATTGGTATACAGCTTTGCACAAATGCCGTGAGTTGGGCGGCAATTTGGTGAATTTTCAGAGCGATAAGGAATATGATGCGGTGCTACGCGAATTAAATGTGAGAGAGTTCTATTGGATCGATCTTAACGATCTCGGTGAACAATTAAAATTCCACTCCATGACAACTGGACTTCCGATCAGCTTTAATAGATGGGGCAGCGTGGAACCGAATAATATGGGAACAAATGAGCGTTGTGTACAATTAAGAAAGAATCAAAGTGAAACGTTAATCATGAATGACATTCAATGTGATCGATTGTGTTCCTTTATTTGCCAGACCAAGTTACCACTGCAAACTAATTTTGTGGTCTGGTTAAactaa
- the LOC117567384 gene encoding N-acylneuraminate cytidylyltransferase A, with translation MVEIDGLSLLSRTILTIRNSSCFQHIWVSTDDKKIAMEAEKYGARVHIRPPHYARDESSSIEAVMEFLEVHSKVQNFSLFQCTSVFLRENYIQEAVEKFQTHDCVFAVKRIHYLRWKMVDDKILPVGFNAEARPRRQDWSGDLVEAGMFYFSKRKLAMKGIFQNEKCSVVEIAPEDGLEIDSYRDLTIARSIIKDEL, from the exons atggTTGAAATTGATGGATTATCTCTATTATCGCGTACTATACTGACTATCAGAAATTCTAGTTGCTTTCAACACATTTGGGTTTCTACGGATGACAAGAAAATTGCAATGGAAGCTGAAAAAT aTGGTGCTCGAGTACATATTCGACCTCCGCATTATGCAAGAGATGAGTCGTCATCCATTGAAGCTGTTATGGAGTTCCTGGAAGTTCATAGCAaagttcaaaatttttcattgtttCAATGCACTTCGGTTTTCCTAAGAGAAAACTATATTCAAGAAGCGGTCGAAAAATTTCAGACACATGATTGCGTTTTTGCTGTAAAGAG AATTCATTACTTACGTTGGAAAATGGTTGATGATAAAATCCTGCCTGTGGGCTTTAATGCGGAAGCGCGTCCTAGAAGGCAAGATTGGTCAGGAGATTTGGTTGAAGCAggaatgttttatttttcaaaaagaaaactcgCAATGAAAGgaatttttcaaaatgaaaa GTGTTCTGTTGTTGAAATTGCACCGGAGGATGGTCTAGAAATTGATTCCTATCGAGATCTCACGATAGCTCGCAGTATTATAAAGGATGAGTTATAG